A single window of Nicotiana tomentosiformis chromosome 1, ASM39032v3, whole genome shotgun sequence DNA harbors:
- the LOC138904324 gene encoding uncharacterized protein: protein MTIDIGNLKTYEMKKKKDYEIKEPKKEKNLVLKAENNDSSGDDADMAYLTKRFQKMVCRNRGIPKRESSSKPKVYDLCHKCGKPRHFIKDCPLLKPDHYKHNTNKAAKRNSIPDKKFKRKDAANNVVKQDLAACGDSSNESGEDDELGDTSMMAVESEATEYDSIFALMAKSNDDDDDEVHFLDVQKNLKSYSQKKLISLDNVLIDTYHTLINDKYVLTVKLGEVEHERDDMVVVVVDLKETIEGMREMAYVDLKEIIEELRRGNSSGNIQNEKEVSSEAHIKLENELKLGAVKGSIQRWYMDSGCSKHMTRSIDDFLSLKALQGGSVSFGNGKK, encoded by the exons ATGACCATTGATATTGGTAATCTAAAgacttatgaaatgaagaagaagaaggattaTGAAATAAAAGAACCCAAAAAGGAGAAAAACTTGGTCCTCAAGGCAGAAAACAATGACTCGAGTGGTGATGATGCTGACATGGCCTACCTGACAAAGCGATTTCAGAAAATGGTTTGCAGGAATAgaggcattccaaaaagggaAAGCTCTAGCAAACCAAAAGTTTATGACTTGTGTCATAAATGTGGGAAGCCAAGACATTTCATCAAAGACTGTCCTCTCCTCAAGCCAGACCATTACAAGCACAACACAAACAAAGCAGCCAAGAGAAACTCGATTCCTGACAAGAAATTCAAGAGAAAAGATGCCGCTAACAATGTTGTGAAACAAGATCTTGCTGCATGTGGAGACTCCTCCAATGAATCTGGGGAAGATGATGAACTAGGTGACACCTCCATGATGGCAGTTGAAAGTGAAGCAACTGAatatgactctatctttgccctgatggcaaaatctaacgatgatgatgatgatgaggtacACTTTCTAGACGTTCAAAAAAATTTGAAGTCTTACTCTCAAAAAAAGCTTATATCCTTGGATAATGTTTTAATTGATACTTATCACACtcttataaatgataaatatgTGTTAACTGTGAAACTAGGAGAGGTAGAACATGAGAGAGATGATATGGTAGTCGTAGTGGTTGACCTAAAAGAGACCATTGAG GGCATGAGAGAGATGGCATATGTGGatctaaaagaaataattgaggaACTAAGAAGGGGAAACAGTTCTGGGAACATCCAAAATGAAAAGGAAGTTTcaagtgaggcacacattaagcttgaaaatgagctcaaattg GGAGCAGTGAAAGGAAGTATCCAAAGATGGtatatggatagtggctgctctaaGCATATGACTAGAAGCATTGATGATTttctttcactcaaagccctgcaaggagggagtgtgtcctttggcaaTGGTAAAAAGTGA